The following is a genomic window from Oligoflexus sp..
TCATCATCCCGCCATCCACGGTCCAGTCCTCATGGATCAGAATGCAGCGGTTGATGCGCTCATGCTTATCGAGTTTTTTGTTCAGCCTTTTCAGGGACTCGGTGAATTCCCTTAGGATCAGATCCTGCGGCTGCTTGCGCGCGGATTCGGTCAGTACGCAAAGCGCCACGGGACTTGGCAGCGTGTTGCCCGTGATGCAAAGCTGCTCGATATAGGGGTTATCCGCCAGGAAATGGTTTTCAATCGGCGCTGGGGCTATGTATTTGCCGGTATCCGTCTTGAAAATCTCCTTGATGCGGCCGGTAATCTTCAGGCAGCCGTCTTCATCAATCTCGCCCATATCACCGGTGCGGATGGCGCCATCGAAAAGGACCTCCGCTGTGCCTTCGGGATCCTTGTAGTAGCCGAGCATGGCGGCTCCGTTTCGGATCCAGATTTCACCGTTCTCGGCGATGGTCAGCTGCGTGCGTGGCTGGGCCGGGCCCACGGTGCCGATCTTGTTTTCACCGCTGCGATTGGCGGTGGCGTAACCGAAGTTTTCCGTCAGGCCATAACCTTCCAGGATGTCGATACCGAGTTTTTTATACCAGGCCTGCAGCGAAGGGGCGATCGGCGCGGCGCCCGAACCAATCGAACGGGCCTTATGCAGACCGAGGCCCTTTTGGATTTTCTTTTTGATCAGAGTCGAAACCAGAGGAATGCTCAGAAGACGATCGAGTTTTTCCTGCGGAACTTTTTCGAGGATGCCCTGCTGGAATTTCTTCCAAAGGCGCGGCACCGAGAAAAATGCAGTCGGAGCCACATCCCGAAGATTCTGGGCGAAGGTATCGAGCGACTCGGCGAAGCTGATGGTCGCGCCCGCATAGATGCCGTTCATCTCCACCAGCACGCGC
Proteins encoded in this region:
- a CDS encoding AMP-binding protein; protein product: MSEPILKTPLDMFYDREKNHPNRVFLRQPLNGKWHEYTWGETGRQARRMAQALKDLGCESGDRVAILSKNCAHWIMADLAIMMADCVSVPLYPTQQADSIDYVLRHSETKVIFVGKLDEWQKMESGIPSSVKRIRFPYPDPMTADYDWNHLLETGKSLEGQHQPNLDQLASIIYTSGTTGYPKGVMHSFRTIASAAMGYKETFSFGPEERYFSYLPLSHVAERVLVEMNGIYAGATISFAESLDTFAQNLRDVAPTAFFSVPRLWKKFQQGILEKVPQEKLDRLLSIPLVSTLIKKKIQKGLGLHKARSIGSGAAPIAPSLQAWYKKLGIDILEGYGLTENFGYATANRSGENKIGTVGPAQPRTQLTIAENGEIWIRNGAAMLGYYKDPEGTAEVLFDGAIRTGDMGEIDEDGCLKITGRIKEIFKTDTGKYIAPAPIENHFLADNPYIEQLCITGNTLPSPVALCVLTESARKQPQDLILREFTESLKRLNKKLDKHERINRCILIHEDWTVDGGMMTPTLKVKRHQVEAKYRHVISKAMTTEETIVYEQHLL